GCGTGGATGTTTGGTAAACCATTTGCCGAACAGGTAAGACGCGGCAAAGCCCGCCAGGCCGTACAGACCCAGAACCATGGTAACCTGCCGGGCGGAGAAACCGCCGATTTGGATGACGAAGGGCTCGATGTAGCTGTATGCGGTAAAGTGCGCCGTGATGACCAGTACCGTCATCGCATACAGCAACATCAGTTTTTTCCGTTTTAAAAGCAGGGGCAGGCTGCTTAAAGAACCGGCATTCACGCTCGGCAGGCGCGGCAGGCTTTTGGCAAGCACTGCCATCACCGCCGCCGCACACAAACCAATCAGCAAAAAACTCGCCTGCCAGCCCAAATATTGTCCGACCATACGCCCGAGCGGAATCCCCGCCACCATCGCCATCACCGTTCCCGTACTGAGCAGGCCTAAAGCCTGATTTCCTTTTCCGACAGGGGCGATGCGTACCGCCAGCGAAGCCGTAATGGACCAGAACACCGCGTGCGTCAGCGCAATCCCCACGCGGCTTGCGAGCAGGATTTCAAACCGCCATGCGGCAAATGACAGGATGTGGCTGACGGTAAACAGCGCAAACAGAACCAGCAGCAGGCCGCGCCTTTCCATATGGCGCGTCAGCAGCATCAGCGGCAGCGAAGTCAGCGCGACAATCCACGCATAAACCGTAATCATCACACCCGTTTCGGTCGCCGCCATACCGAAGCTTCGTCCGATGTCGCTCAAAAGCGCGATGGGGATGTATTCGGTCGTGTTGAAAATAAATGCGCCGATTGCCAAGGCAATGATGCTCAACCAGGGTTTTTGCGAAGCGTTCATTGTTGTTGTCCTGATGGAAATTGCCGCCATTATGCGCAAGCGTCCGTATTTTTTCAAACCGTCGCACCGTTTCCGCGTTTGCCCAAGTTCACGCTCCGACTTACAATAACGCCCGTCAGATTGCAGTACCAACGAAAGGAAAAATGATGGAAACCCTTATTCTCGACATCGGCGGCATGAGCTGCGGCGGCTGCGTCAAAAGCGTTACCCGGATACTGGAAAGCGTCAAAGGCGTGGCAAGCGTCGAAGTCAGCCTTGAAAACAAAAGTGCGACCGTTGGATACGATCCTGCTCAAACCGCAGCGGAAGCACTAATTGAAGCCGTTGAAGACGGCGGCTATGATGCCGCGTTGAAATAAAGCGGCAAAAATGCCGTCTGAAGCCTTTGCGCCTCCCCGATGCCGTCTGAAGCACGCTCCGTGCCTTCAGACGGCATTTTTTATGTAAGGTTTACAGTTCCTGAGGAATCATCAGTACGGGGATGACGACTGCCCATACCGGAATGTCTTCCCGATATTGTTCGAGATATTTTTTACCGACATCTTTCAAATAGGAGACACCGACAGCGGCAACGGCAGCACGGGCATGTTTGGGGATTTTTTCTTTAAAATTCTTGGCGGTTTTGGCAACCGGTATATTGTTGGCACAGAAAAGG
Above is a window of Neisseria sp. Marseille-Q6792 DNA encoding:
- a CDS encoding sugar transporter, whose protein sequence is MNASQKPWLSIIALAIGAFIFNTTEYIPIALLSDIGRSFGMAATETGVMITVYAWIVALTSLPLMLLTRHMERRGLLLVLFALFTVSHILSFAAWRFEILLASRVGIALTHAVFWSITASLAVRIAPVGKGNQALGLLSTGTVMAMVAGIPLGRMVGQYLGWQASFLLIGLCAAAVMAVLAKSLPRLPSVNAGSLSSLPLLLKRKKLMLLYAMTVLVITAHFTAYSYIEPFVIQIGGFSARQVTMVLGLYGLAGFAASYLFGKWFTKHPRAFLAGAVSVIALSSGLLLPLVHLPAAIYALVFVWGTAIVVVSLGMVSKVLDFASDAADLANSIYSGLYNVGIGGGALLGHWVTQYAGISRIGIAGMLAAAAGLWVCLNLNRHIRT
- a CDS encoding heavy-metal-associated domain-containing protein gives rise to the protein METLILDIGGMSCGGCVKSVTRILESVKGVASVEVSLENKSATVGYDPAQTAAEALIEAVEDGGYDAALK